The following coding sequences lie in one Burkholderia cepacia genomic window:
- a CDS encoding rhodanese-like domain-containing protein, producing MSTLDQLYAKADERRAQNALNYAGALLPVEAFELLQLDPSARLVDVRTRAELDWIGRPLVGDGQYLHLEWTRYPGGVPNAEFVNELKAALPADTPILFLCRSAARSKLAAVASAQAGFTKAFDLLEGFEGTKDAEGHRKTVDGWCFRKLPWIGA from the coding sequence ATGAGTACGCTCGACCAGCTTTACGCAAAGGCCGACGAACGCCGCGCACAAAACGCGCTCAACTACGCCGGCGCGCTGCTGCCGGTCGAGGCATTCGAACTGTTGCAGCTCGACCCGTCCGCGCGCCTCGTCGACGTGCGCACACGCGCCGAACTCGACTGGATCGGCCGCCCGCTCGTCGGCGACGGCCAGTACCTGCACCTCGAATGGACGCGCTACCCGGGCGGCGTGCCGAACGCCGAATTCGTCAACGAACTGAAGGCGGCCCTCCCGGCCGATACGCCGATCCTGTTCCTGTGCCGCAGCGCCGCGCGCTCGAAGCTCGCCGCGGTCGCGTCCGCGCAGGCCGGCTTCACGAAGGCGTTCGATCTGCTCGAAGGCTTCGAGGGCACCAAGGACGCCGAAGGCCACCGCAAGACGGTCGACGGCTGGTGCTTCCGCAAACTGCCGTGGATCGGCGCCTGA
- the glnA gene encoding type I glutamate--ammonia ligase has protein sequence MSKTVADVMQLVKDEDCKFVDFRFTDTRGKEQHVSVPVSAFDEDKFESGHAFDGSSIAGWKGIEASDMLLMPDPNAAFVDPFYEESTLVLTCDVVEPADGKGYERDPRSLAKRGEAYLKSTGIGDTAYFGPEPEFFIFDSVQWNTDMSGCFVKINSEEAPWSAGKEFEGGNTGHRPGTKGGYFPVAPVDTFQDMRSEMCLLLEQLGIPVEVHHHEVAGQGQNEIGTKFSTLVERADWTQWSKYIIHNVAHSYGKTATFMPKPVVGDNGSGMHVHQSIWKDGQNLFAGNGYAGLSELALFYIGGIIKHARALNAITNPTTNSYKRLVPHFEAPVKLAYSARNRSASIRIPHVSNPKGRRIETRFPDPMANPYLCFTALMMAGLDGIQNKIHPGEAADKNLYDLPPEEDAKIPTVCAGLDQALEALDKDREFLTRGGVFTDGMLDAYLALKEQELAKFRMTTHPIEFEMYYSL, from the coding sequence ATGAGTAAAACCGTCGCCGACGTCATGCAACTCGTGAAGGACGAGGACTGCAAGTTTGTCGATTTCCGCTTCACGGACACGCGCGGCAAGGAACAGCACGTGTCGGTGCCGGTTTCGGCGTTCGACGAGGACAAGTTCGAAAGCGGCCATGCATTCGACGGTTCGTCGATCGCGGGCTGGAAGGGCATCGAGGCGTCGGACATGCTGCTCATGCCGGACCCGAACGCAGCGTTCGTCGACCCGTTCTATGAAGAGTCGACCCTCGTGCTGACCTGCGACGTGGTCGAGCCGGCCGACGGCAAGGGCTACGAGCGCGATCCGCGTTCGCTCGCGAAGCGCGGCGAAGCGTACCTGAAGAGCACGGGCATCGGCGACACGGCCTACTTCGGTCCGGAACCGGAATTCTTCATTTTCGACTCGGTCCAGTGGAACACGGACATGTCGGGCTGCTTCGTGAAGATCAACTCGGAAGAAGCACCGTGGTCGGCCGGCAAGGAATTCGAAGGCGGCAACACGGGCCACCGTCCGGGCACGAAGGGCGGCTACTTCCCGGTCGCACCGGTCGACACGTTCCAGGACATGCGTTCGGAAATGTGCCTGCTGCTCGAACAGCTCGGCATCCCGGTCGAAGTGCACCACCACGAAGTGGCGGGCCAGGGCCAGAACGAAATCGGCACGAAGTTCTCGACGCTGGTCGAGCGCGCCGACTGGACGCAATGGTCGAAGTACATCATCCACAACGTCGCGCACTCGTACGGCAAGACGGCGACGTTCATGCCGAAGCCGGTCGTCGGCGACAACGGTTCGGGCATGCACGTTCACCAGTCGATCTGGAAGGACGGCCAGAACCTGTTCGCGGGCAACGGCTACGCCGGCCTGTCGGAACTGGCGCTGTTCTACATCGGCGGCATCATCAAGCACGCCCGTGCACTGAACGCGATCACGAACCCGACGACGAACTCGTACAAGCGTCTGGTCCCGCACTTCGAAGCACCGGTCAAGCTCGCCTACTCGGCGCGTAACCGTTCGGCATCGATCCGCATTCCGCACGTGTCGAACCCGAAGGGCCGCCGTATCGAAACGCGCTTCCCGGATCCGATGGCGAACCCGTACCTGTGCTTCACGGCACTGATGATGGCCGGTCTCGACGGGATCCAGAACAAGATCCATCCGGGCGAAGCAGCGGACAAGAACCTGTACGACCTGCCGCCGGAAGAAGATGCAAAGATCCCGACCGTCTGCGCGGGCCTCGACCAGGCACTCGAAGCGCTCGACAAGGATCGCGAGTTCCTGACGCGCGGCGGCGTGTTCACGGACGGCATGCTCGATGCATACCTCGCGCTGAAGGAGCAGGAGCTGGCGAAGTTCCGCATGACGACGCACCCGATCGAGTTCGAGATGTACTACTCGCTCTAA
- a CDS encoding sterol desaturase family protein gives MLHLIDAFVSDIQTWLYVDVVQPLLFKFNLMDYDEDTYDALYWVIIGALQMVLMFALLRPLEALLPVERWKNRRAVRVDVIYTAISKLGIYTLFFFFALQPVFDNFQAWLRLHGVANVNLDYLWPGVTSKPIISFAIYLVVLDFAGYWYHRWQHKFGIWWELHAVHHSQRQMSLWCDDRNHLLDDVLQSCFFAAIALVIGVTPSQFVVLTAFTNFMQSIQHTNARLSFGWLGERLLVSPIFHRRHHAVGYGHEGTKYGCNFGVLFPWWDMMFGTASWNRTVEPTGIREQVEGVSYGDGFWSQHGLAFVRIFRRLFPAKRGAASA, from the coding sequence ATGCTGCACCTGATCGATGCGTTCGTGTCGGACATCCAGACCTGGCTGTACGTCGACGTCGTGCAGCCGCTCCTCTTCAAGTTCAACCTGATGGACTATGACGAGGACACCTACGACGCGCTGTACTGGGTGATCATCGGCGCGCTGCAGATGGTGCTGATGTTTGCATTGCTGCGCCCGCTCGAGGCGCTGCTGCCGGTCGAACGCTGGAAGAACCGCCGCGCGGTGCGGGTCGACGTGATCTACACGGCGATCTCGAAGCTCGGCATCTACACGCTGTTCTTCTTCTTCGCGCTGCAGCCGGTGTTCGACAACTTCCAGGCGTGGCTGCGCCTGCATGGCGTCGCGAACGTCAACCTCGACTATCTGTGGCCGGGCGTGACCTCGAAGCCGATCATTTCGTTCGCGATCTACCTCGTCGTGCTCGATTTCGCCGGCTACTGGTATCACCGCTGGCAGCACAAGTTCGGCATCTGGTGGGAGCTGCACGCGGTCCATCACAGCCAGCGGCAGATGTCGCTGTGGTGCGACGACCGCAACCACCTGCTCGACGACGTGCTCCAGTCGTGCTTCTTCGCGGCGATCGCGCTCGTGATCGGCGTGACGCCGTCGCAGTTCGTCGTGCTGACCGCGTTCACGAACTTCATGCAGAGCATCCAGCATACGAATGCGCGCCTGTCGTTCGGCTGGCTCGGCGAGCGCCTGCTCGTCAGCCCGATCTTCCACCGGCGCCACCACGCGGTCGGCTACGGTCACGAAGGCACCAAGTACGGCTGCAATTTCGGCGTGCTGTTTCCGTGGTGGGACATGATGTTCGGCACCGCCTCGTGGAACCGCACGGTCGAGCCGACCGGCATCCGCGAGCAGGTCGAGGGCGTGTCCTACGGCGACGGCTTCTGGTCGCAGCACGGCCTCGCGTTCGTGCGGATCTTCCGGCGCCTGTTCCCCGCCAAGCGCGGCGCGGCGTCGGCCTGA
- a CDS encoding competence/damage-inducible protein A has protein sequence MSIGIIIIGDEILSGRRQDKHLAKVIELLGARGLALDWAEYVGDDPARITATLARAIASGDIVFSTGGIGATPDDHTRQCAAAALGVALELHPEAKALISERIRETHTDPATPVDFESPENQHRFNMGVFPVGATIIPNGYNRIPGFSAGDLHFVPGFPVMAWPMIEWVLDTKYAHLHHATPHAERSLYVFELPESTLTPLMERIERDFPGVRVFSLPSVGDAERGGIYARRHIDLGVKGEPEAVAAAFVKLREGVHLLGGDVVEPDTPRV, from the coding sequence ATGAGCATCGGCATCATCATCATCGGCGACGAAATCCTTTCGGGCCGCCGGCAGGACAAGCATCTGGCGAAGGTCATCGAGCTGCTCGGCGCGCGCGGCCTCGCGCTCGACTGGGCCGAATACGTCGGCGACGATCCGGCGCGCATCACGGCGACGCTCGCGCGTGCGATCGCGTCGGGCGACATCGTGTTCTCGACGGGCGGAATCGGCGCGACGCCGGACGACCACACGCGCCAGTGCGCGGCCGCCGCGCTCGGCGTGGCGCTCGAACTGCATCCCGAAGCGAAGGCGCTGATTTCGGAGCGGATCCGCGAAACGCACACCGATCCGGCCACGCCGGTCGACTTCGAATCGCCGGAGAACCAGCACCGCTTCAACATGGGCGTGTTCCCGGTGGGCGCGACGATCATCCCGAACGGCTATAACCGCATTCCCGGCTTCTCGGCCGGCGACCTGCATTTCGTACCGGGCTTCCCGGTGATGGCCTGGCCGATGATCGAATGGGTGCTCGACACGAAGTACGCGCACCTGCATCACGCGACGCCGCACGCGGAGCGCTCGCTGTACGTGTTCGAGCTGCCGGAATCGACGCTCACGCCGCTGATGGAGCGCATCGAGCGCGATTTCCCGGGCGTGCGCGTGTTCAGCCTGCCGAGCGTCGGCGATGCGGAGCGCGGCGGCATCTATGCGCGCCGTCACATCGACCTCGGCGTGAAGGGCGAGCCGGAAGCCGTCGCGGCCGCGTTCGTGAAGCTGCGCGAAGGCGTGCACCTGCTCGGCGGCGACGTCGTCGAGCCCGACACGCCGCGCGTCTGA
- the glnL gene encoding nitrogen regulation protein NR(II) produces the protein MVLKNLIKAKTGQPERLTDDERLARSGLLAGLEALPTVVIVLDRKTLRIAFANPSAEAMLDISRRQLAQRPWGEIFPNANELASTITAIGEERFHATHLDTVLDRPGREPLHVHAIVGFLETSPDFVLVELFENERQSRTDREERIHDLTAVNKQLIRNLAHEIKNPLGGIRGAAQLLEFELGERERGELREYTQVIIKESDRLQTLVDRLLEPHRHPHIVGDVNIHEVCERVRAVMLAEFPRGLTIERDYDVSVPDLRGDKEQLIQALLNIVRNAAQALRERIAQGDAKIELRTRIARKVTIAKRLYRLALDLHVIDNGPGIPEEIRDRIFYPLVSGREDGSGLGLTLAQTFVQQHDGMIEVESRPGRTEFQILLPLDH, from the coding sequence ATGGTTCTGAAGAATCTGATCAAGGCGAAAACGGGGCAGCCCGAGCGACTGACGGACGACGAGCGGCTCGCACGCTCGGGCCTGCTGGCGGGGCTGGAAGCGCTGCCGACGGTCGTGATCGTGCTCGACCGCAAGACGCTGCGGATCGCGTTCGCTAACCCGTCGGCGGAGGCGATGCTCGACATCTCGCGCCGGCAGCTCGCGCAGCGGCCGTGGGGCGAGATTTTTCCGAACGCAAACGAGCTGGCGTCGACGATCACCGCGATCGGCGAGGAACGCTTTCACGCGACGCACCTCGATACCGTGCTCGACCGGCCCGGCCGCGAACCGCTGCATGTGCACGCGATCGTCGGCTTCCTCGAGACCTCGCCCGATTTCGTGCTCGTCGAGCTGTTCGAGAACGAACGGCAGTCGCGTACCGATCGGGAAGAGCGGATTCACGACCTGACCGCGGTCAACAAGCAGCTGATCCGCAACCTCGCGCACGAGATCAAGAACCCGCTCGGCGGCATTCGCGGCGCAGCCCAGCTGCTCGAATTCGAGCTGGGCGAGCGCGAGCGTGGCGAGTTGCGCGAATACACGCAGGTGATCATCAAGGAGTCCGATCGCCTGCAGACGCTCGTCGACCGGTTGCTGGAGCCGCACCGGCATCCGCACATCGTCGGCGACGTGAACATTCATGAAGTGTGCGAACGCGTGCGCGCGGTGATGCTCGCGGAATTCCCGCGCGGGCTCACGATCGAGCGCGACTACGACGTAAGCGTGCCGGACCTGCGCGGCGACAAGGAGCAGCTGATCCAGGCGCTGCTCAACATCGTGCGTAATGCGGCGCAGGCGCTGCGCGAGCGGATCGCGCAGGGCGACGCGAAGATCGAACTGCGCACGCGCATCGCGCGCAAGGTGACGATCGCGAAGCGCCTGTACCGGCTGGCACTGGACTTGCACGTGATCGACAACGGGCCCGGCATTCCGGAAGAGATCCGCGACCGGATCTTCTATCCGCTCGTGTCCGGGCGCGAAGACGGCAGCGGTCTCGGCCTCACGCTCGCGCAGACGTTCGTGCAGCAGCACGACGGGATGATCGAGGTCGAGAGCCGGCCCGGACGTACCGAATTTCAGATTCTGCTGCCGCTCGACCATTGA
- a CDS encoding beta-propeller fold lactonase family protein — protein sequence MRTFLSLGRTLALAAAVLAPAAHANNVIVLNSAEATLSLIDQQTREVVSTMPTGKEPHHLMATPDNSSLIVANSVSNSLMFLDPKTGKLQRTVEGIDDPYQLGFSPDRKWFAAAGLRLDRVDIYGYDGRDLKLVKRVPLAVMPSHLAFTKDSKTLLVSLQVSGEIAAIDLPTQTVKWKMKVGKVPAGLWLTPDDKFLLIGMTGADYVAVVDWRNQKVVKQIYTGKGAHNFRSLADGTHVAVTNRVANTISIIDENTLTNVGDITGLLPGPDDMELSADKKTLWVTFRFAKKVGIIDLASRKLVQTIAVGRSPHGIYFYDRAPWKAANGA from the coding sequence ATGCGCACTTTCCTTTCCCTCGGCCGCACGCTCGCGCTGGCCGCCGCCGTACTGGCGCCCGCCGCACACGCGAATAACGTGATCGTCCTCAATTCGGCCGAAGCGACGCTTTCCCTGATCGACCAGCAGACCCGCGAGGTCGTCAGCACGATGCCGACCGGCAAGGAGCCGCATCACCTGATGGCGACGCCCGACAATTCGTCGCTGATCGTCGCAAATTCGGTCTCGAACAGCCTGATGTTCCTCGATCCGAAGACGGGCAAGCTGCAGCGTACCGTCGAAGGGATCGACGATCCTTACCAGCTCGGCTTCTCGCCCGACCGCAAGTGGTTCGCGGCGGCCGGCCTGCGCCTCGATCGCGTCGACATCTACGGCTACGACGGCCGCGACCTGAAGCTCGTGAAGCGCGTGCCGCTCGCGGTGATGCCGAGCCACCTCGCGTTCACGAAGGACAGCAAGACGCTGCTCGTGTCGCTGCAGGTGTCCGGCGAGATCGCGGCGATCGATCTGCCGACGCAGACGGTCAAGTGGAAGATGAAGGTCGGCAAGGTGCCGGCCGGCCTGTGGCTCACGCCGGACGACAAATTCCTGCTCATCGGGATGACGGGCGCGGATTACGTCGCGGTCGTCGACTGGCGCAACCAGAAGGTCGTCAAGCAGATCTACACGGGCAAGGGCGCGCACAACTTCCGCTCGCTCGCCGACGGCACGCATGTCGCGGTGACCAATCGCGTCGCGAACACGATCAGCATCATCGACGAGAACACGCTCACCAATGTCGGCGACATCACCGGCCTGCTGCCGGGCCCCGACGACATGGAGCTGTCCGCCGACAAGAAGACGCTGTGGGTGACGTTCCGCTTCGCGAAGAAGGTCGGGATCATCGACCTGGCCTCGCGCAAGCTGGTGCAGACGATTGCCGTCGGCCGCTCGCCGCACGGCATCTACTTCTACGACCGCGCGCCGTGGAAGGCGGCGAACGGCGCGTGA
- a CDS encoding EI24 domain-containing protein: MNDLLRSFVRALASALHPRMLWLTLMPFVVSALLWGAVLWFSWQTLLDIARGALDGFVLTAMLYRAFDAIGMSQLHAVVAPFVVVSLAIPLIVLTVLLLIATISMPVVIKHLSNRQFAALESKRGGTFFGSAFNSLGAALVGVVLLVVTIPLWLIPPFFALLPPVIWGWLTYRVMTYDALALHASRDERRALVRRHRWPLIGIGVATGLLGTVPTFVWVSSVWMMVLFPFVAAAMIWVYAFILVFSALWFGHYCLRALEDLRASARATAIDMGQA, translated from the coding sequence ATGAACGACTTGCTGCGCTCTTTCGTCCGGGCGCTCGCCAGCGCGCTGCACCCGCGCATGCTGTGGCTCACCCTGATGCCGTTCGTCGTCTCGGCGCTGCTCTGGGGCGCCGTGCTGTGGTTCTCGTGGCAGACGCTACTGGATATCGCGCGCGGCGCGCTCGACGGCTTCGTACTGACGGCCATGCTGTATCGCGCGTTCGACGCGATCGGCATGTCGCAGCTGCATGCGGTCGTCGCGCCGTTCGTGGTCGTGTCGCTCGCGATCCCGCTGATCGTGCTGACGGTGCTGCTGCTGATCGCGACGATCTCGATGCCGGTCGTGATCAAGCACCTGTCGAACCGGCAGTTCGCGGCGCTCGAATCGAAGCGCGGCGGCACCTTCTTCGGCAGCGCGTTCAATTCGCTCGGCGCGGCGCTCGTCGGCGTCGTGCTGCTCGTCGTCACGATCCCGCTGTGGCTGATCCCGCCGTTCTTCGCGCTGCTGCCGCCGGTGATCTGGGGCTGGCTCACGTACCGCGTGATGACCTACGACGCGCTCGCGCTGCACGCGAGCCGCGACGAGCGCCGCGCGCTCGTGCGCCGGCACCGCTGGCCGCTGATCGGTATCGGCGTCGCGACCGGGCTGCTCGGCACCGTGCCGACCTTCGTGTGGGTCTCGTCGGTCTGGATGATGGTGCTGTTCCCGTTCGTCGCGGCCGCCATGATCTGGGTATACGCTTTCATCCTCGTCTTCTCGGCGCTGTGGTTCGGGCACTATTGCCTGCGCGCGCTGGAAGACCTGCGCGCGAGCGCGCGCGCCACCGCAATCGACATGGGGCAGGCATGA
- the ntrC gene encoding nitrogen regulation protein NR(I): MKPIWIVDDDQSIRWVLEKALARDSFATKSFANVRDALAALDHETPQVLVSDIRMPGGSGLELLQAMHERLPGLPVIIMTAFSDLDSAVAAFQGGAFEYLAKPFDVDKAVELIRRAVEESLRGGAPQDERVAEAPEMLGQAPAMQDMFRAIGRLSHSAATVLITGESGTGKELVARALHRHSPRANGPFIALNTAAIPKDLLESELFGHERGAFTGAQTTRQGRFEQAENGTLFLDEIGDMPFDLQTRLLRVLSDGQFYRVGGHNPLRANVRVIAATHQNLESRVRQGLFREDLYHRLNVIRLRLPPLRERSEDIALLTRHFLQKSARDLGVEPKRVSDDALAYLTSLAFPGNVRQLENLANWLTVMAPAQTVEIKDLPPDLVPAGAPVVATGDGADAPGSAPPVPPAIGATPVASAPIAAAPNGSAPTGYPLWEHGLRTEVARLLRENSADVMDELARRFEAAVIREALDFTRGRKVEAAERLGIGRNTITRKIQELHLEP; this comes from the coding sequence ATGAAGCCGATCTGGATAGTAGACGACGACCAATCGATCCGCTGGGTGCTTGAAAAGGCACTCGCCCGTGACAGCTTCGCGACGAAGAGCTTCGCGAACGTGCGCGACGCGCTGGCCGCGCTCGACCACGAGACGCCGCAGGTGCTCGTGTCCGACATCCGGATGCCGGGCGGCTCGGGCCTCGAGTTGCTGCAGGCGATGCACGAGCGCCTGCCGGGCCTGCCCGTCATCATCATGACGGCGTTCTCCGATCTCGACAGCGCCGTCGCGGCGTTCCAGGGCGGCGCGTTCGAATATCTCGCGAAACCGTTCGACGTCGACAAGGCCGTCGAGCTGATCCGCCGTGCGGTGGAAGAAAGCCTGCGCGGCGGCGCGCCGCAGGATGAACGCGTGGCCGAAGCGCCCGAGATGCTCGGCCAGGCGCCGGCGATGCAGGACATGTTCCGCGCGATCGGCCGCCTGTCGCATTCGGCCGCGACCGTGCTGATCACGGGCGAGTCGGGCACCGGCAAGGAACTCGTCGCCCGCGCGCTGCATCGTCACAGCCCGCGCGCGAACGGGCCGTTCATCGCGCTGAACACGGCGGCGATTCCGAAGGACCTGCTCGAATCCGAGCTGTTCGGCCATGAGCGCGGCGCGTTCACCGGCGCGCAGACGACGCGGCAGGGCCGCTTCGAGCAGGCCGAGAACGGCACGCTGTTCCTCGACGAAATCGGCGACATGCCGTTCGACCTGCAGACGCGCCTGTTGCGCGTGCTGTCGGACGGGCAGTTCTATCGCGTCGGCGGCCACAACCCGCTGCGCGCGAACGTGCGCGTGATCGCCGCGACGCACCAGAATCTCGAATCGCGCGTGCGGCAGGGGCTGTTCCGCGAGGACCTTTACCACCGCCTCAACGTGATCCGGCTGCGCCTGCCGCCGCTGCGCGAACGCAGCGAGGACATCGCGCTGCTCACGCGCCACTTCCTGCAGAAGAGCGCACGCGATCTCGGCGTCGAGCCGAAGCGCGTGTCCGACGATGCACTCGCATACCTGACGTCGCTGGCGTTTCCCGGCAACGTGCGGCAGCTCGAGAACCTCGCGAACTGGCTGACCGTGATGGCGCCCGCGCAGACGGTCGAGATCAAGGACCTGCCGCCCGACCTCGTGCCGGCCGGTGCGCCGGTCGTCGCGACGGGCGACGGCGCGGATGCGCCCGGCAGCGCGCCGCCGGTGCCGCCCGCGATCGGTGCGACGCCGGTGGCGAGCGCACCCATCGCGGCCGCGCCGAACGGCAGTGCGCCGACCGGCTACCCGCTGTGGGAGCATGGCCTGCGCACCGAAGTCGCGCGGCTGTTGCGCGAGAATTCGGCCGACGTGATGGACGAGCTCGCGCGCCGCTTCGAGGCGGCCGTGATCCGCGAGGCGCTCGACTTCACGCGCGGTCGCAAGG